A genomic window from Anthonomus grandis grandis chromosome 2, icAntGran1.3, whole genome shotgun sequence includes:
- the LOC126733460 gene encoding histone-lysine N-methyltransferase PR-Set7-like isoform X1 has translation MVRGKLSSASATAALPTTPIQMQTRRQKLLNGSMTSPPTPHRIELRAESNEENNRKKPLICQPPAPKARKKLINNHIGTNNNCNNNNNGEIKETIKSNGTNNHKFNGQQKLTEFFPVRRSVRKTKTTVLEEQQMALEKMVRNKIEDGLEVRIFKDKGRGVVAAKPFQKGDFVIEYSGELVDILEAKEREELYAQNENAGCYMYYFKHNGIQYCIDATEETGRLGRLVNHSRSNPNLVTKTLMVDKKPRLVLIAKEDIKEGEEILYDYGDRSKESLQHHPWLAY, from the exons ATGGTTCGCGGTAAGTTAT CTTCGGCCTCAGCTACAGCAGCACTGCCCACCACACCCATTCAGATGCAAACCAGGCGTCAAAAGTTGCTCAATGGATCAATGACGTCACCCCCAACCCCACATAGAATAGAACTAAGGGCCGAGAGTAATGAGGAaaataatcgtaaaaaaccgctTATATGTCAGCCTCCTGCTCCTAAAGCTAGAAAAAA aTTGATTAACAATCATATAGGAAcgaataataattgtaataataacaataatggaGAAATCAAAGAAACGATAAAAAGCAACGGAACCAATAATCATAAATTTAATGGGCAACAAAAATTAACAG AATTTTTCCCTGTAAGACGATCGGTTAGAAAAACGAAAACGACTGTCCTGGAAGAGCAACAGATGGCTCTCGAGAAAATGGTGCGAAACAAGATCGAAGACGGACTGGAAGTGAGAATATTTAAAGACAAGGGCCGAGGAGTGGTCGCCGCTAAACCGTTTCAAAAAGGGGATTTTGTGATAGAGTACAGCGGAGAATTGGTCGATATATTAGAGGCTAAGGAGCGTGAGGAATTGTATGCCCAGAACGAGAACGCTGGCTGttatatgtattattttaagCATAATGGGATACAGTATTG cattGATGCAACAGAAGAGACTGGTAGGCTAGGCCGTCTGGTGAACCATTCCAGATCTAATCCCAACCTCGTCACCAAAACTCTTATGGTTGACAAGAAGCCGAGGCTTGTCCTTATTGCCAAAGAGGATATTAAAGAAGGAGAAGAG ATTTTATATGACTATGGTGATAGATCGAAAGAGTCCTTGCAGCACCATCCTTGGTTAGCCtactaa
- the LOC126733460 gene encoding histone-lysine N-methyltransferase PR-Set7-like isoform X2, producing the protein MVRASASATAALPTTPIQMQTRRQKLLNGSMTSPPTPHRIELRAESNEENNRKKPLICQPPAPKARKKLINNHIGTNNNCNNNNNGEIKETIKSNGTNNHKFNGQQKLTEFFPVRRSVRKTKTTVLEEQQMALEKMVRNKIEDGLEVRIFKDKGRGVVAAKPFQKGDFVIEYSGELVDILEAKEREELYAQNENAGCYMYYFKHNGIQYCIDATEETGRLGRLVNHSRSNPNLVTKTLMVDKKPRLVLIAKEDIKEGEEILYDYGDRSKESLQHHPWLAY; encoded by the exons ATGGTTCGCG CTTCGGCCTCAGCTACAGCAGCACTGCCCACCACACCCATTCAGATGCAAACCAGGCGTCAAAAGTTGCTCAATGGATCAATGACGTCACCCCCAACCCCACATAGAATAGAACTAAGGGCCGAGAGTAATGAGGAaaataatcgtaaaaaaccgctTATATGTCAGCCTCCTGCTCCTAAAGCTAGAAAAAA aTTGATTAACAATCATATAGGAAcgaataataattgtaataataacaataatggaGAAATCAAAGAAACGATAAAAAGCAACGGAACCAATAATCATAAATTTAATGGGCAACAAAAATTAACAG AATTTTTCCCTGTAAGACGATCGGTTAGAAAAACGAAAACGACTGTCCTGGAAGAGCAACAGATGGCTCTCGAGAAAATGGTGCGAAACAAGATCGAAGACGGACTGGAAGTGAGAATATTTAAAGACAAGGGCCGAGGAGTGGTCGCCGCTAAACCGTTTCAAAAAGGGGATTTTGTGATAGAGTACAGCGGAGAATTGGTCGATATATTAGAGGCTAAGGAGCGTGAGGAATTGTATGCCCAGAACGAGAACGCTGGCTGttatatgtattattttaagCATAATGGGATACAGTATTG cattGATGCAACAGAAGAGACTGGTAGGCTAGGCCGTCTGGTGAACCATTCCAGATCTAATCCCAACCTCGTCACCAAAACTCTTATGGTTGACAAGAAGCCGAGGCTTGTCCTTATTGCCAAAGAGGATATTAAAGAAGGAGAAGAG ATTTTATATGACTATGGTGATAGATCGAAAGAGTCCTTGCAGCACCATCCTTGGTTAGCCtactaa
- the LOC126733457 gene encoding serine-rich adhesin for platelets-like isoform X1 codes for MVDCIEETGKVLNLNNQGIVKYLCSIEEERNHLETIIQKQYVERKKVEVEIERLTYKLCLINKSLSMRIKAKTNYDRTIDEIRGHYEQLVDSSNKLRIIVEKTQQDLDGIMNKKIGTSSPGGEMGPEGDDLNTIYVKSGGDLCPDECPCYAKVDLKPTKEKSKSTSKTLVGKTNSNEGDNSQTTKWSPSTSAGSTMVPSAMKGTKHAALLANSIKMEPTSSNRLSEPSGSDANQVRSATGSDTNRISSMTGSNVNTLSTATSSKTNKLASLSGSDTNKIKSSTSDSDKMPTITEVQSKINKESHLVNEGSADLVVTPQDSDYHRKNSLEKSRNLFLANLKGQLDANNTKHKRRTSVPTGSKLKAQNRTVPLDLLQQINADKNSVASDNQIKKISLSAIESTDDQESFIFSVNPD; via the exons ATGGTTGACTGCATAGAAGAAACTGGCAAAGTCCTCAACCTTAATAACCAAGGAATTGTTAAGTACCTATGTAGCATCGAAGAGGAACGAAATCACTTAGAGACCATTATACAGAAGCAGTATGTGGAAAGGAAAAAAGTCGAGGTTGAGATTGAGAGGCTTACTTATAAGTTATGCCTG ATCAACAAGAGCCTTTCAATGAGGATCAAAGCGAAGACCAACTATGACAGGACCATAGATGAGATTAGAGGGCATTATGAACAGCTTGTAGATAGCTCAAATAAACTAAGGATAATTGTTGAGAAAACCCAGCAAGATTTAGATGGTATAATGAACAAGAAGATCGGCACAAGCTCACCAGGAGGTGAGATGGGACCTGAAGGCGACGATCTTAATACGATTTATGTTAAATCTGGAGG AGATTTATGCCCTGATGAATGCCCTTGCTACGCGAAAGTAGATTTGAAACCaaccaaagaaaaatcaaaGAGTACTTCTAAGACTCTTGTCGGTAAAACCAATTCTAATGAAGGCGATAACTCGCAAACTACTAAATGGAGTCCTTCGACAAGTGCTG GATCCACTATGGTACCATCAGCAATGAAAGGAACTAAGCATGCAGCATTGCTTGCAAATTCCATCAAAATGGAGCCTACCTCTTCCAATAGATTATCAGAGCCTTCAGGTTCTGATGCCAACCAAGTTCGGAGCGCAACAGGTTCTGATACCAACAGAATTTCGAGCATGACTGGTTCTAATGTAAACACGCTTTCAACCGCAACTAGTTCTAAGACCAACAAACTTGCAAGCCTGTCTGGTTCggatactaataaaataaaaagttccaCTTCTGATTCCGATAAAATGCCAACGATCACAGAAGttcaatcaaaaataaacaaagag AGTCACTTGGTAAATGAGGGATCCGCAGATCTAGTAGTAACGCCTCAGGACTCAGACTATCACAGAAAAAACAGCTTGGAAAAATCAAGGAACTTGTTCTTAGCAAATTTAAAGGGTCAATTGGATGCTAATAACACTAAAc aCAAAAGACGAACATCTGTACCCACAGGCTCAAAGTTAAAAGCGCAAAATCGAACAGTTCCATTAGACCTTCTTCAACAAATTAATGCCGATAAGAACTCTGTTGCTAGTGATAATCAAATCAAAAAGATAAGTTTGAGTGCAATAGAGAGCACAGATGATCAGGAGTCTTTTATATTCAGTGTCAACCctgattaa
- the LOC126733457 gene encoding serine-rich adhesin for platelets-like isoform X2, protein MRIKAKTNYDRTIDEIRGHYEQLVDSSNKLRIIVEKTQQDLDGIMNKKIGTSSPGGEMGPEGDDLNTIYVKSGGDLCPDECPCYAKVDLKPTKEKSKSTSKTLVGKTNSNEGDNSQTTKWSPSTSAGSTMVPSAMKGTKHAALLANSIKMEPTSSNRLSEPSGSDANQVRSATGSDTNRISSMTGSNVNTLSTATSSKTNKLASLSGSDTNKIKSSTSDSDKMPTITEVQSKINKESHLVNEGSADLVVTPQDSDYHRKNSLEKSRNLFLANLKGQLDANNTKHKRRTSVPTGSKLKAQNRTVPLDLLQQINADKNSVASDNQIKKISLSAIESTDDQESFIFSVNPD, encoded by the exons ATGAGGATCAAAGCGAAGACCAACTATGACAGGACCATAGATGAGATTAGAGGGCATTATGAACAGCTTGTAGATAGCTCAAATAAACTAAGGATAATTGTTGAGAAAACCCAGCAAGATTTAGATGGTATAATGAACAAGAAGATCGGCACAAGCTCACCAGGAGGTGAGATGGGACCTGAAGGCGACGATCTTAATACGATTTATGTTAAATCTGGAGG AGATTTATGCCCTGATGAATGCCCTTGCTACGCGAAAGTAGATTTGAAACCaaccaaagaaaaatcaaaGAGTACTTCTAAGACTCTTGTCGGTAAAACCAATTCTAATGAAGGCGATAACTCGCAAACTACTAAATGGAGTCCTTCGACAAGTGCTG GATCCACTATGGTACCATCAGCAATGAAAGGAACTAAGCATGCAGCATTGCTTGCAAATTCCATCAAAATGGAGCCTACCTCTTCCAATAGATTATCAGAGCCTTCAGGTTCTGATGCCAACCAAGTTCGGAGCGCAACAGGTTCTGATACCAACAGAATTTCGAGCATGACTGGTTCTAATGTAAACACGCTTTCAACCGCAACTAGTTCTAAGACCAACAAACTTGCAAGCCTGTCTGGTTCggatactaataaaataaaaagttccaCTTCTGATTCCGATAAAATGCCAACGATCACAGAAGttcaatcaaaaataaacaaagag AGTCACTTGGTAAATGAGGGATCCGCAGATCTAGTAGTAACGCCTCAGGACTCAGACTATCACAGAAAAAACAGCTTGGAAAAATCAAGGAACTTGTTCTTAGCAAATTTAAAGGGTCAATTGGATGCTAATAACACTAAAc aCAAAAGACGAACATCTGTACCCACAGGCTCAAAGTTAAAAGCGCAAAATCGAACAGTTCCATTAGACCTTCTTCAACAAATTAATGCCGATAAGAACTCTGTTGCTAGTGATAATCAAATCAAAAAGATAAGTTTGAGTGCAATAGAGAGCACAGATGATCAGGAGTCTTTTATATTCAGTGTCAACCctgattaa